A genomic region of Palaemon carinicauda isolate YSFRI2023 chromosome 22, ASM3689809v2, whole genome shotgun sequence contains the following coding sequences:
- the RpS27 gene encoding small ribosomal subunit protein eS27, producing the protein MPLAKDLLHPTPAEEKRKCKLKRLVQHPNSFFMDVKCPGCFKISTVFSHAQTVVACVGCATVLCQPTGGKAKLTDGCSFRRKQN; encoded by the exons ATGCCT TTAGCAAAGGATTTATTGCACCCTACTCCTGCTGAGGAGAAGAGAAAGTGCAAGCTCAAGAGACTTGTACAGCACCCAAATTCATTCTTCATGGATGTTAAGTGCCCAG GTTGTTTCAAGATTTCCACAGTTTTTTCTCATGCCCAGACAGTAGTTGCGTGTGTTGGATGTGCGACTGTGTTGTGCCAACCTACTGGTGGCAAGGCAAAGTTGACAGACG GATGTTCATTCAGAAGGAAGCAAAACTGA